In Scophthalmus maximus strain ysfricsl-2021 chromosome 21, ASM2237912v1, whole genome shotgun sequence, one genomic interval encodes:
- the LOC118291105 gene encoding glycogen debranching enzyme-like isoform X2 gives MERLEQALFRLQQGFELQFRLGPTLQGKEVQVYTNYPANNGHKFDRLRFHPLAWVYPNGQDDDCDKYCRLDLVVAGSYQYYFSCGGAEKVSGGYIVVDPVLRVGANNEILPLDCISSQTYFATCLGPLDKWLDRVRVAKETGYNMVHFTPLQRPGASGHSILDQLELNPDFSPDGTPCTWGDIGDLVETLRKDWSMVCVTDVIYNHTAVDSEWIRLHPECGYNLVNAPYLKPAWLLDRALWHLSCEVADGKYTDRGVPPLIHDEQHMNALRCVLWQQVFSRLRLWEFLQVSVDAAVEQFRELLQAGGAGVRSRSGPECTKQLKMVQDPEHRRFGNTVDMNSALDVFTPRSMSPSDIQDCCDGFRRRLGELNLEKYNETNGHAEQATNCIVGSVIYERLADEGPKLGPVTRRQPLCPRYFTFPFEEMTFDEEVQLMEQREKACRLMAHDGSVKGNDPPKNFAEPGSEVYLRRELVCRGDAVKLRYGEKPEDCPHLWSRMKAYTEVTAKVFSGVRLVDCPSTPLHVAEAMLAAARVIRPNLYVIAELCTGSRLIENVFVNRLGVTSLMRDATDRQEGAGPWQSWFGGEPVGAFVQPSLRPLVPDVAHTMFMDVSPNNHSHIQCSVYDFLPNSALVSMACCATGSTRGYDELLPHQISEDHQYACWNAGGQVNLQTGILAGKLALNRLHQQLAAEGFTQVYVEQLAEGVIAVTRHCPSSHQSVVAVLRRPREDPERRHNAGDVPPVFIPGQVTEVVLEALTVVSDTDTKDANDVNGRPACTVEIKEHFQLTDSKVVKTADMVSKDNGVAQEIVLEKFPPGCVIVFRVSLEPRSQEQLGNLRHHLIQFSPQYQSGSVAERSPPPVLAKPLMNIMSRLSLSDMNTLLYRCDAEEREDGGGCYNVPSGLPLNYGGLQGLISVMAEIRPKNDLGHPLCDNLRQGDWMMEYVSDRLLAKGGAVGEVGSWVQAMFGHLRHVPRYLVPCYFDAIVQGVYAAALAAVFKRMSSFVLNGSSLVKQLALTSVQMCGSNRSWPDPSPRLKDATTRDEQHCVSMAAGLPHFCAGVFRCWGRDTLISLRGLLLLTGRHAEARNIILAFAGTLRHGLIPNLLGEGGGGGGGARYSSRDAVWWWLQCVQEYCTLVPGGVSILGCPVSRMHPDDEPGPRPAGAWDQPLCDVIQEAMQRHMQGIQFREADAGPQVDRNMTEEGFNVEAGVDQATGFVYGGNRFNCGTWMDKLGESDKAHNKGVPATPRDGSAVEIVGLCKSAVRWLVELHNNGHFPYEAVNIHREGQTCSVSYAEWDRKIQENFEKRFYISHDPRDPGETQPELVHKRGIYRDTCGASSPWCDYQLRPNFPIAMTVAPELFTVEKAWEALGVAEGKLLGPLGMKTLDPDDMVYCGVYDDNMDNENFSQAKGFNYHQGPEWLWPVGYFLRAKLYFAKKMGKATHEKTVSLVKNTVSRHAVHLERSPWKGLPGLTNENGRHCPFSCESQASANAAILEVLYDL, from the exons ATGGAGAGACTGGAGCAAGCTCTTTTCCGCCTGCAACAAG GCTTTGAGCTGCAGTTCCGTCTTGGCCCTACCCTCCAGGGTAAGGAAGTGCAGGTGTACACCAACTATCCTGCCAATAACGGCCACAAGTTCGATCGCCTGAGGTTCCATCCTTTGGCCTGGGTCTATCCAAACGGACAGGACGATGACTGTGATAAATACTGCAGACTGGACTTAGTGGTGGCTGGGTCTTACCAGTACTACTTCTCCTGTGG TGGTGCAGAGAAAGTGAGCGGTGGTTACATTGTTGTGGATCCGGTGCTCAGGGTAGGCGCCAACAATGAAATCCTTCCACTGGACTGCATCAGCAGCCAAACATACTTTGCCACGTGCCTTGGCCCACTGGACAAATGGCTCGACCGGGTCAGGGTCGCAAAGGAGACTG GCTACAACATGGTCCACTTTACCCCGCTGCAGAGGCCTGGAGCATCTGGTCACTCCATCCTCGACCAGCTGGAGCTGAACCCCGACTTCTCGCCTGACGGGACGCCCTGTACCTGGGGCGACATCGGCGATCTGGTGGAGACTCTGAGGAAAGACTGGAGCATGGTCTGCGTCACCGATGTGATCTATAACCATACAG CGGTCGACAGCGAGTGGATTCGCCTCCATCCGGAATGTGGCTACAACCTGGTCAACGCTCCCTACCTGAAACCAGCGTGGCTCCTGGACAGAGCTCTGTGGCACCTCAGCTGCGAGGTGGCCGATGGGAAATATACTGACCGAGGGGTGCCGCCGCTCATTCACGATGAGCAGCACATGAAT GCTCTGCGCTGCGTTCTGTGGCAGCAGGTGTTCTCCAGGCTCAGGCTGTGGGAGTTCCTGCAGGTCAGCGTGGACGCAGCGGTGGAGCAGTTCAGAGAGTTGCTGCAGGCTG GCGGTGCAGGTGTCAGGTCCAGGTCCGGTCCAGAGTGCACGAAGCAGCTGAAGATGGTGCAAGACCCTGAGCACCGACGCTTTGGTAACACCGTGGACATGAACTCTGCCCTGGATGTATTCACACCACGCAG CATGAGTCCATCGGACATCCAGGACTGTTGCGACGGTTTCAGGAGGAGGCTGGGGGAGCTGAACTTGGAAAAGTACAACGAGACAAACGGCCACGccgagcag GCGACCAACTGCATTGTGGGGAGCGTCATTTATGAGCGTCTCGCTGATGAGGGGCCTAAACTGGGTCCAGTCACGAGGAGACAACCTCTTTGTCCCAG GTATTTCACCTTTCCATTTGAAGAAATGACATTCGATGAAGAAGTGCAGCtgatggagcagagggagaaggcGTGTCGCCTCATGGCCCATGATGGCTCTGTGAAAGGAAATGATCCGCCAAAGAACTTTGCTGAACCAG GCTCAGAAGTCTACTTGCGGAGGGAACTGGTCTGTCGGGGCGACGCCGTCAAGCTCCGCTACGGAGAGAAGCCAGAGGACTGTCCTCACCTGTGGAGTCGTATGAAGGCGTACACAGAGGTCACTGCCAAAGTCTTCTCCGGTGTGCGCCTGGTCGACTGCCCCTCCACCCCTCTGCACGTGGCTGAG GCGATGCTTGCAGCAGCCAGAGTCATCAGGCCTAACCTCTATGTGATCGCTGAGCTCTGTACCGGCAGTCGGCTTATTGAGAATGTCTTTGTAAACCGCCTGGGAGTCACCAGTTTGATGCGAG atgctacagacagacaagaggGGGCGGGGCCCTGGCAGTCTTGGTTCGGCGGGGAGCCTGTGGGGGCCTTCGTCCAGCCCAGCCTCCGGCCTCTGGTCCCAGATGTGGCTCACACCATGTTCATGGACGTCAGCCCCAACAATCACAGTCATATCcag TGTTCGGTTTACGACTTCCTGCCCAACTCTGCCCTGGTTTCCATGGCGTGTTGTGCCACGGGCAGCACCAGAGGGTATGATGAGCTGCTCCCTCATCAG ATCTCAGAGGATCACCAGTACGCGTGCTGGAACGCAGGCGGTCAGGTCAACCTGCAGACCGGCATCCTGGCCGGCAAGTTGGCCCTGAACAGGCTTCACCAGCAGTTGGCCGCTGAGGGCTTCACTCAG GTGTACGTGGAGCAGCTGGCTGAGGGTGTGATCGCCGTGACCAGACACTGTCCCAGCAGCCACCAGTCTGTGGTAGCCGTGCTGCGAAGGCCGCGCGAGGATCCAGAGAGACGCCACAACGCAGGCGACGTTCCGCCGGTGTTCATACCAG GTCAGGTTACCGAGGTGGTGTTGGAGGCCCTGACCGTTGTGAGCGACACCGACACAAAAGATGCCAACGACGTCAATGGGCGGCCCGCGTGCACTGTGGAGATCAAGGAACACTTTCAG CTGACGGACAGCAAAGTGGTGAAAACGGCCGACATGGTGTCAAAAGACAACGGTGTCGCCCAGGAGATAGTGCTGGAGAAGTTCCCACCGGGCTGCGTCATCGTCTTTAG GGTTTCTCTGGAGCCCAGGTCCCAGGAGCAGCTGGGGAATCTGAGGCATCACCTGATCCAGTTCAGTCCCCAGTACCAGAGCGGGAGCGTGGCTGAACGCAGCCCTCCGCCTGTTCTCGCCAAACCGCTGATGAA CATCATGTCCCGGCTGAGCCTGTCTGACATGAACACGCTGCTGTACCGCTGCgatgctgaggagagagaggacgggggagGTTGCTACAACGTTCCCTCTGGGTTGCCTCTCAACTACGGAGGCCTGCAAG GGCTGATTTCCGTGATGGCGGAGATCCGTCCGAAGAACGATCTCGGACATCCGCTCTGTGACAACCTGAGACAGGGAGACTGGATGATGGAGTACGTTTCTGATAGACTTCTAGCCAAGGGTGGAGCTGTGGGAGAG GTGGGCTCCTGGGTCCAGGCCATGTTCGGCCACCTGAGGCACGTCCCCCGCTACCTTGTGCCGTGCTACTTTGACGCCATCGTCCAGGGCGTCTACGCCGCGGCTCTGGCGGCTGTTTTCAAACGGATGTCAAG CTTTGTGCTGAACGGTTCCAGCCTGGTGAAACAGCTGGCACTGACCTCGGTGCAGATGTGCGGGTCGAATCGCAGTTGGCCCGACCCCTCTCCTCGCCTCAAAGACGCCACGACGCGGGACGAGCAGCACTGTGTGTCGATGGCAGCAG GCCTTCCTCACTTCTGCGCCGGCGTATTCCGCTGTTGGGGTCGCGACACCCTCATTTCCCTGAGAGGCCTGCTCTTACTCACCGGCAGACACGCGGAGGCTCG GAACATCATCCTGGCATTTGCGGGAACGCTGCGTCATGGCCTGATCCCCAACCTGCTGGGcgagggcggcggcggcggcggcggcgctcgCTACAGCAGCAGGGACGCTGTGTGGTGGTGGCTGCAGTGTGTCCAGGAGTACTGCACGCTGGTGCCCGGCGGCGTCTCCATCCTCGGCTGTCCCGTCTCCAGGATGCACCCCGACGACGAGCCCGGGCCTCGGCCTGCTGGAGCTTGG gatCAGCCGCTGTGTGATGTGATCCAGGAGGCCATGCAGAGGCACATGCAGGGTATCCAGTTCAGAGAGGCCGACGCTGGGCCTCAAGTGGATCGCAACATGACCGAGGAAG GATTCAACGTGGAGGCCGGCGTCGACCAGGCCACCGGCTTCGTCTACGGAGGAAACCGCTTCAACTGTGGAACCTGGATGGACAAGTTGGGCGAGAGTGACAAGGCGCACAACAAGGGAGTCCCGGCGACACCCAG GGACGGCTCTGCAGTGGAGATAGTGGGTTTATGTAAGTCCGCTGTGCGCTGGCTTGTGGAGCTCCACAACAATGGCCACTTCCCCTATGAAGCGGTCAACATACACAGAGAAG GACAGACATGCTCCGTGTCATATGCGGAGTGGGATCGCAAGATCCAGGAAAACTTTGAGAAGAGGTTCTACATCTCCCACGACCCCCGGGACCCCGGGGAGACCCAGCCGGAGCTGGTCCACAAAAGAGGCATCTACAGGGACACCTGCGGCGCGTCCAGCCCCTGGTGTGACTACCAGCTCCGGCCTAACTTCCCCATTGCCATGACGGTG GCTCCTGAGCTGTTCACTGTGGAGAAAGCCTGGGAGGCTCTGGGTGTGGCCGAGGGGAAGCTGCTGGGACCCCTGGGAATGAAGACGTTGGACCCCGA tgaCATGGTGTATTGTGGCGTCTACGACGACAACATGGACAATGAGAACTTCAGCCAAGCGAAGGGATTCAACTATCATCAGGGCCCG gaATGGTTGTGGCCCGTCGGCTACTTCCTGCGCGCCAAACTTTACTTTGCGAAGAAAATGGGAAAGGCGACGCACGAAAAGACTGTCAGCCTGGTGAAAAACACTGTGTCTCGTCACGCCGTCCACTTGGAGAG GTCACCTTGGAAGGGTCTCCCCGGGCTGACCAACGAGAACGGCCGGCACTGTCCCTTCAGCTGCGAGAGCCAAGCCTCCGCCAACGCCGCCATCCTGGAGGTCCTGTACGACCTTTGA
- the LOC118291105 gene encoding glycogen debranching enzyme-like isoform X1: MERLEQALFRLQQGFELQFRLGPTLQGKEVQVYTNYPANNGHKFDRLRFHPLAWVYPNGQDDDCDKYCRLDLVVAGSYQYYFSCGGAEKVSGGYIVVDPVLRVGANNEILPLDCISSQTYFATCLGPLDKWLDRVRVAKETGYNMVHFTPLQRPGASGHSILDQLELNPDFSPDGTPCTWGDIGDLVETLRKDWSMVCVTDVIYNHTAVDSEWIRLHPECGYNLVNAPYLKPAWLLDRALWHLSCEVADGKYTDRGVPPLIHDEQHMNALRCVLWQQVFSRLRLWEFLQVSVDAAVEQFRELLQAGGAGVRSRSGPECTKQLKMVQDPEHRRFGNTVDMNSALDVFTPRSMSPSDIQDCCDGFRRRLGELNLEKYNETNGHAEQATNCIVGSVIYERLADEGPKLGPVTRRQPLCPRYFTFPFEEMTFDEEVQLMEQREKACRLMAHDGSVKGNDPPKNFAEPGSEVYLRRELVCRGDAVKLRYGEKPEDCPHLWSRMKAYTEVTAKVFSGVRLVDCPSTPLHVAEAMLAAARVIRPNLYVIAELCTGSRLIENVFVNRLGVTSLMRDATDRQEGAGPWQSWFGGEPVGAFVQPSLRPLVPDVAHTMFMDVSPNNHSHIQKCSVYDFLPNSALVSMACCATGSTRGYDELLPHQISEDHQYACWNAGGQVNLQTGILAGKLALNRLHQQLAAEGFTQVYVEQLAEGVIAVTRHCPSSHQSVVAVLRRPREDPERRHNAGDVPPVFIPGQVTEVVLEALTVVSDTDTKDANDVNGRPACTVEIKEHFQLTDSKVVKTADMVSKDNGVAQEIVLEKFPPGCVIVFRVSLEPRSQEQLGNLRHHLIQFSPQYQSGSVAERSPPPVLAKPLMNIMSRLSLSDMNTLLYRCDAEEREDGGGCYNVPSGLPLNYGGLQGLISVMAEIRPKNDLGHPLCDNLRQGDWMMEYVSDRLLAKGGAVGEVGSWVQAMFGHLRHVPRYLVPCYFDAIVQGVYAAALAAVFKRMSSFVLNGSSLVKQLALTSVQMCGSNRSWPDPSPRLKDATTRDEQHCVSMAAGLPHFCAGVFRCWGRDTLISLRGLLLLTGRHAEARNIILAFAGTLRHGLIPNLLGEGGGGGGGARYSSRDAVWWWLQCVQEYCTLVPGGVSILGCPVSRMHPDDEPGPRPAGAWDQPLCDVIQEAMQRHMQGIQFREADAGPQVDRNMTEEGFNVEAGVDQATGFVYGGNRFNCGTWMDKLGESDKAHNKGVPATPRDGSAVEIVGLCKSAVRWLVELHNNGHFPYEAVNIHREGQTCSVSYAEWDRKIQENFEKRFYISHDPRDPGETQPELVHKRGIYRDTCGASSPWCDYQLRPNFPIAMTVAPELFTVEKAWEALGVAEGKLLGPLGMKTLDPDDMVYCGVYDDNMDNENFSQAKGFNYHQGPEWLWPVGYFLRAKLYFAKKMGKATHEKTVSLVKNTVSRHAVHLERSPWKGLPGLTNENGRHCPFSCESQASANAAILEVLYDL, from the exons ATGGAGAGACTGGAGCAAGCTCTTTTCCGCCTGCAACAAG GCTTTGAGCTGCAGTTCCGTCTTGGCCCTACCCTCCAGGGTAAGGAAGTGCAGGTGTACACCAACTATCCTGCCAATAACGGCCACAAGTTCGATCGCCTGAGGTTCCATCCTTTGGCCTGGGTCTATCCAAACGGACAGGACGATGACTGTGATAAATACTGCAGACTGGACTTAGTGGTGGCTGGGTCTTACCAGTACTACTTCTCCTGTGG TGGTGCAGAGAAAGTGAGCGGTGGTTACATTGTTGTGGATCCGGTGCTCAGGGTAGGCGCCAACAATGAAATCCTTCCACTGGACTGCATCAGCAGCCAAACATACTTTGCCACGTGCCTTGGCCCACTGGACAAATGGCTCGACCGGGTCAGGGTCGCAAAGGAGACTG GCTACAACATGGTCCACTTTACCCCGCTGCAGAGGCCTGGAGCATCTGGTCACTCCATCCTCGACCAGCTGGAGCTGAACCCCGACTTCTCGCCTGACGGGACGCCCTGTACCTGGGGCGACATCGGCGATCTGGTGGAGACTCTGAGGAAAGACTGGAGCATGGTCTGCGTCACCGATGTGATCTATAACCATACAG CGGTCGACAGCGAGTGGATTCGCCTCCATCCGGAATGTGGCTACAACCTGGTCAACGCTCCCTACCTGAAACCAGCGTGGCTCCTGGACAGAGCTCTGTGGCACCTCAGCTGCGAGGTGGCCGATGGGAAATATACTGACCGAGGGGTGCCGCCGCTCATTCACGATGAGCAGCACATGAAT GCTCTGCGCTGCGTTCTGTGGCAGCAGGTGTTCTCCAGGCTCAGGCTGTGGGAGTTCCTGCAGGTCAGCGTGGACGCAGCGGTGGAGCAGTTCAGAGAGTTGCTGCAGGCTG GCGGTGCAGGTGTCAGGTCCAGGTCCGGTCCAGAGTGCACGAAGCAGCTGAAGATGGTGCAAGACCCTGAGCACCGACGCTTTGGTAACACCGTGGACATGAACTCTGCCCTGGATGTATTCACACCACGCAG CATGAGTCCATCGGACATCCAGGACTGTTGCGACGGTTTCAGGAGGAGGCTGGGGGAGCTGAACTTGGAAAAGTACAACGAGACAAACGGCCACGccgagcag GCGACCAACTGCATTGTGGGGAGCGTCATTTATGAGCGTCTCGCTGATGAGGGGCCTAAACTGGGTCCAGTCACGAGGAGACAACCTCTTTGTCCCAG GTATTTCACCTTTCCATTTGAAGAAATGACATTCGATGAAGAAGTGCAGCtgatggagcagagggagaaggcGTGTCGCCTCATGGCCCATGATGGCTCTGTGAAAGGAAATGATCCGCCAAAGAACTTTGCTGAACCAG GCTCAGAAGTCTACTTGCGGAGGGAACTGGTCTGTCGGGGCGACGCCGTCAAGCTCCGCTACGGAGAGAAGCCAGAGGACTGTCCTCACCTGTGGAGTCGTATGAAGGCGTACACAGAGGTCACTGCCAAAGTCTTCTCCGGTGTGCGCCTGGTCGACTGCCCCTCCACCCCTCTGCACGTGGCTGAG GCGATGCTTGCAGCAGCCAGAGTCATCAGGCCTAACCTCTATGTGATCGCTGAGCTCTGTACCGGCAGTCGGCTTATTGAGAATGTCTTTGTAAACCGCCTGGGAGTCACCAGTTTGATGCGAG atgctacagacagacaagaggGGGCGGGGCCCTGGCAGTCTTGGTTCGGCGGGGAGCCTGTGGGGGCCTTCGTCCAGCCCAGCCTCCGGCCTCTGGTCCCAGATGTGGCTCACACCATGTTCATGGACGTCAGCCCCAACAATCACAGTCATATCcag aaGTGTTCGGTTTACGACTTCCTGCCCAACTCTGCCCTGGTTTCCATGGCGTGTTGTGCCACGGGCAGCACCAGAGGGTATGATGAGCTGCTCCCTCATCAG ATCTCAGAGGATCACCAGTACGCGTGCTGGAACGCAGGCGGTCAGGTCAACCTGCAGACCGGCATCCTGGCCGGCAAGTTGGCCCTGAACAGGCTTCACCAGCAGTTGGCCGCTGAGGGCTTCACTCAG GTGTACGTGGAGCAGCTGGCTGAGGGTGTGATCGCCGTGACCAGACACTGTCCCAGCAGCCACCAGTCTGTGGTAGCCGTGCTGCGAAGGCCGCGCGAGGATCCAGAGAGACGCCACAACGCAGGCGACGTTCCGCCGGTGTTCATACCAG GTCAGGTTACCGAGGTGGTGTTGGAGGCCCTGACCGTTGTGAGCGACACCGACACAAAAGATGCCAACGACGTCAATGGGCGGCCCGCGTGCACTGTGGAGATCAAGGAACACTTTCAG CTGACGGACAGCAAAGTGGTGAAAACGGCCGACATGGTGTCAAAAGACAACGGTGTCGCCCAGGAGATAGTGCTGGAGAAGTTCCCACCGGGCTGCGTCATCGTCTTTAG GGTTTCTCTGGAGCCCAGGTCCCAGGAGCAGCTGGGGAATCTGAGGCATCACCTGATCCAGTTCAGTCCCCAGTACCAGAGCGGGAGCGTGGCTGAACGCAGCCCTCCGCCTGTTCTCGCCAAACCGCTGATGAA CATCATGTCCCGGCTGAGCCTGTCTGACATGAACACGCTGCTGTACCGCTGCgatgctgaggagagagaggacgggggagGTTGCTACAACGTTCCCTCTGGGTTGCCTCTCAACTACGGAGGCCTGCAAG GGCTGATTTCCGTGATGGCGGAGATCCGTCCGAAGAACGATCTCGGACATCCGCTCTGTGACAACCTGAGACAGGGAGACTGGATGATGGAGTACGTTTCTGATAGACTTCTAGCCAAGGGTGGAGCTGTGGGAGAG GTGGGCTCCTGGGTCCAGGCCATGTTCGGCCACCTGAGGCACGTCCCCCGCTACCTTGTGCCGTGCTACTTTGACGCCATCGTCCAGGGCGTCTACGCCGCGGCTCTGGCGGCTGTTTTCAAACGGATGTCAAG CTTTGTGCTGAACGGTTCCAGCCTGGTGAAACAGCTGGCACTGACCTCGGTGCAGATGTGCGGGTCGAATCGCAGTTGGCCCGACCCCTCTCCTCGCCTCAAAGACGCCACGACGCGGGACGAGCAGCACTGTGTGTCGATGGCAGCAG GCCTTCCTCACTTCTGCGCCGGCGTATTCCGCTGTTGGGGTCGCGACACCCTCATTTCCCTGAGAGGCCTGCTCTTACTCACCGGCAGACACGCGGAGGCTCG GAACATCATCCTGGCATTTGCGGGAACGCTGCGTCATGGCCTGATCCCCAACCTGCTGGGcgagggcggcggcggcggcggcggcgctcgCTACAGCAGCAGGGACGCTGTGTGGTGGTGGCTGCAGTGTGTCCAGGAGTACTGCACGCTGGTGCCCGGCGGCGTCTCCATCCTCGGCTGTCCCGTCTCCAGGATGCACCCCGACGACGAGCCCGGGCCTCGGCCTGCTGGAGCTTGG gatCAGCCGCTGTGTGATGTGATCCAGGAGGCCATGCAGAGGCACATGCAGGGTATCCAGTTCAGAGAGGCCGACGCTGGGCCTCAAGTGGATCGCAACATGACCGAGGAAG GATTCAACGTGGAGGCCGGCGTCGACCAGGCCACCGGCTTCGTCTACGGAGGAAACCGCTTCAACTGTGGAACCTGGATGGACAAGTTGGGCGAGAGTGACAAGGCGCACAACAAGGGAGTCCCGGCGACACCCAG GGACGGCTCTGCAGTGGAGATAGTGGGTTTATGTAAGTCCGCTGTGCGCTGGCTTGTGGAGCTCCACAACAATGGCCACTTCCCCTATGAAGCGGTCAACATACACAGAGAAG GACAGACATGCTCCGTGTCATATGCGGAGTGGGATCGCAAGATCCAGGAAAACTTTGAGAAGAGGTTCTACATCTCCCACGACCCCCGGGACCCCGGGGAGACCCAGCCGGAGCTGGTCCACAAAAGAGGCATCTACAGGGACACCTGCGGCGCGTCCAGCCCCTGGTGTGACTACCAGCTCCGGCCTAACTTCCCCATTGCCATGACGGTG GCTCCTGAGCTGTTCACTGTGGAGAAAGCCTGGGAGGCTCTGGGTGTGGCCGAGGGGAAGCTGCTGGGACCCCTGGGAATGAAGACGTTGGACCCCGA tgaCATGGTGTATTGTGGCGTCTACGACGACAACATGGACAATGAGAACTTCAGCCAAGCGAAGGGATTCAACTATCATCAGGGCCCG gaATGGTTGTGGCCCGTCGGCTACTTCCTGCGCGCCAAACTTTACTTTGCGAAGAAAATGGGAAAGGCGACGCACGAAAAGACTGTCAGCCTGGTGAAAAACACTGTGTCTCGTCACGCCGTCCACTTGGAGAG GTCACCTTGGAAGGGTCTCCCCGGGCTGACCAACGAGAACGGCCGGCACTGTCCCTTCAGCTGCGAGAGCCAAGCCTCCGCCAACGCCGCCATCCTGGAGGTCCTGTACGACCTTTGA